The following proteins are encoded in a genomic region of Synechococcus sp. CBW1002:
- a CDS encoding phosphatidylserine/phosphatidylglycerophosphate/cardiolipin synthase family protein: protein MLESLSPAPFLEPDPRPALPDWARSASSYSALFPFGTPPEPPAPEGAMLSWSAEPERDARGSRGDAADSSRDPLTGEPFDRLQVLPEDGRRIYRKAFALAERQIRIEICVLEDPKILAGLRDALDRGVRVRAIVDRGKYEALEPERQNLAAEFVAAGGELHLSNPIFPRSFPKTILIDSKLLVYGSACLDSTTFAQYRDFALSSTDPTVLRTIRRLFANDWAYSAPVGQEPPAFNPTPPVEPPELLIAPRNAASGMADLYQQAERRLDVYTEELGNAALESELVAAVARGVIVRLITPVQVNGASEEQNRQHTASIQALAAAGVRVRTSGPLESFDAPYMHARAARVDGRLAYVGSISLSPDSATLNREMGLIEDDPTIVAQLGRQFVKDFRRLTPAA, encoded by the coding sequence ATGCTTGAGTCCCTCTCCCCTGCGCCCTTCCTGGAGCCGGATCCCCGGCCCGCCTTGCCGGACTGGGCCCGCTCCGCTTCTTCCTACTCCGCCCTCTTCCCGTTCGGGACACCGCCGGAGCCGCCGGCGCCCGAGGGGGCCATGCTGTCCTGGTCCGCGGAGCCGGAGCGCGACGCCCGGGGCAGCCGCGGCGATGCCGCCGATTCCTCCCGTGATCCCCTCACCGGGGAACCCTTCGATCGTCTGCAGGTGCTGCCCGAGGATGGCCGGCGCATCTACCGCAAGGCCTTCGCCCTGGCTGAGCGGCAGATCCGCATCGAGATCTGCGTGCTGGAGGATCCGAAGATCCTGGCCGGCCTGCGGGATGCCCTGGACCGCGGCGTGCGGGTGCGGGCGATCGTGGACCGGGGCAAATACGAGGCGCTGGAGCCGGAACGGCAGAACCTGGCGGCGGAGTTCGTGGCCGCCGGCGGGGAGCTGCACCTCAGCAATCCGATCTTTCCGCGCTCTTTTCCCAAGACGATCCTGATCGATTCGAAGCTGCTGGTGTACGGCTCCGCCTGCCTCGACTCCACCACCTTCGCCCAGTACCGCGATTTCGCCCTCAGCAGCACCGATCCCACCGTGCTGCGCACGATCCGCCGCCTCTTCGCCAACGACTGGGCCTATTCGGCCCCGGTGGGACAGGAACCGCCCGCCTTCAATCCCACTCCCCCAGTGGAGCCGCCGGAGCTGCTGATCGCACCGCGCAACGCCGCCTCCGGCATGGCGGATCTCTACCAGCAGGCCGAGCGGCGGCTGGATGTGTACACCGAGGAGCTGGGCAATGCGGCCCTCGAGAGCGAACTGGTGGCGGCGGTGGCCCGCGGGGTGATCGTGCGTCTGATCACCCCGGTACAGGTGAACGGCGCCAGTGAGGAGCAGAACCGCCAGCACACCGCATCGATCCAGGCCCTCGCGGCCGCCGGCGTGCGGGTGCGCACCAGCGGGCCGCTCGAGAGCTTCGATGCGCCCTACATGCATGCCCGCGCCGCCCGGGTGGATGGGCGCCTCGCCTATGTGGGCTCGATCAGCCTCTCCCCCGACTCGGCGACCCTGAACCGGGAGATGGGTCTGATCGAGGACGATCCCACCATCGTGGCCCAGCTCGGTCGCCAGTTCGTCAAGGATTTCCGGCGTCTGACCCCGGCAGCCTGA
- a CDS encoding alpha/beta fold hydrolase, with translation MRVSRVRLRRIGWLAAGLALATAAAPARSLETVVLQLPLMETSFSVKLSELEQPARLLSGSSDLAELDRATNGAVGRQLLEVFNRPLPLQVEAVVDQASGTPLLTQALLAVSALGQVEGLPAGADIGGDQLAEAVRQAASGGQLTLLSLLRALPGDSVTVDLGKALSAARRLQKQQAPAVELVRDLPPATQDPALSAPGAFTPVRSSFTLPVSYRPEPLNVVLFKPSQGGNGQLVVISHGLWDAPESFEGWARHLASHGYTVVLPLHPGSDRDQQRAMLSGEAKPPSPEELRLRPLDVKAILDGFTGADTQNAVVIGHSWGATTALQLAGLKPSSSRLHQSCNDSKDPSRNRNDPDRNMSWVLQCSFLSSADRSNVADPRVIAVAAVSPPLFLLFDQGSSAGMSARTLLVTGSRDWVVPAGPEAIAPFSRSRPAGHQLVVAGGGDHFNLRGPATGDGGPLRGLLLGWVNGAYAAGPNVRPAPGAPPLLPADGWGDADKPLVDATTSVLPLQR, from the coding sequence ATGCGCGTTTCCCGTGTCCGGCTTCGTCGCATCGGCTGGCTGGCGGCCGGGCTGGCCCTGGCCACTGCTGCGGCTCCCGCCCGCTCCCTGGAAACGGTGGTGCTGCAGTTGCCCTTGATGGAGACCAGCTTCAGCGTCAAACTCAGCGAGCTGGAGCAACCGGCCAGACTTCTGAGCGGCAGCAGCGATCTGGCTGAGCTTGATCGCGCCACCAATGGTGCCGTGGGGCGGCAGTTGCTGGAGGTGTTCAATCGCCCCCTGCCCTTGCAGGTGGAGGCTGTGGTGGATCAGGCCAGCGGCACGCCCCTGCTCACCCAGGCGCTGCTCGCCGTGTCCGCCCTGGGCCAGGTGGAGGGGCTGCCTGCGGGCGCCGACATCGGCGGGGACCAGCTGGCAGAGGCTGTGCGGCAGGCGGCCTCCGGCGGGCAGCTCACCCTGCTGTCCCTGCTGCGTGCCTTGCCCGGCGACTCCGTGACTGTGGACCTGGGGAAGGCTCTGTCGGCAGCCCGTCGGCTGCAGAAGCAGCAGGCCCCCGCCGTGGAGCTGGTGCGCGACCTCCCGCCCGCAACCCAGGATCCAGCCCTCTCCGCGCCTGGTGCCTTCACCCCGGTGCGCAGCAGCTTCACCCTGCCGGTGTCCTATCGCCCTGAACCCCTGAACGTGGTGCTGTTCAAGCCCTCCCAGGGGGGCAATGGCCAGCTGGTGGTGATCTCCCACGGCCTCTGGGATGCTCCCGAGAGCTTCGAGGGCTGGGCGCGCCACCTGGCCAGCCACGGCTACACCGTGGTGCTGCCTCTCCACCCGGGCAGCGACCGCGACCAGCAGCGGGCCATGCTCTCAGGAGAGGCGAAGCCCCCCAGCCCGGAGGAGCTGCGGCTGCGCCCGCTCGATGTGAAGGCCATTCTCGATGGCTTCACCGGAGCCGATACTCAGAACGCTGTGGTGATCGGTCACTCCTGGGGCGCCACCACCGCTCTGCAGCTGGCCGGGCTGAAGCCCAGCAGCAGTCGGTTGCATCAGAGCTGCAACGACAGCAAGGATCCGAGCCGCAACCGCAACGATCCCGACCGCAACATGAGCTGGGTGCTCCAGTGCAGCTTCCTCAGCAGCGCCGATCGCTCCAACGTGGCTGATCCACGGGTGATCGCCGTGGCGGCGGTGAGTCCGCCCCTTTTTCTGCTGTTTGATCAGGGAAGCTCCGCCGGCATGTCGGCCCGGACCCTGCTGGTGACCGGAAGCCGTGACTGGGTTGTGCCTGCCGGCCCCGAGGCGATCGCTCCCTTCAGTCGCTCGCGCCCGGCCGGGCATCAGTTGGTGGTGGCCGGTGGCGGCGACCATTTCAACCTGCGTGGACCAGCGACTGGCGATGGCGGCCCACTCCGGGGTCTGTTGCTGGGCTGGGTGAACGGGGCCTATGCCGCCGGTCCCAACGTGCGGCCGGCTCCCGGTGCTCCGCCCCTGCTTCCAGCCGACGGCTGGGGGGATGCTGACAAGCCGTTGGTGGATGCCACCACCAGCGTGCTTCCGTTGCAGCGCTGA
- a CDS encoding HAD family hydrolase, which translates to MGFNILHLHLHGLFRGHDLELGRDPDTGGQTTYVLELARAMAARPEVERVEVVTRLIRDRRVSSDYARPLEPIGPDAAIRRLPFGPPRYLRKELLWPHLDELADALTEVLVAQPRLPDWIHAHYADAGYVGALLRRRLGIPLVFTGHSLGREKRRRLMLSGLDPRQIDQTYAMARRIDAEELVLAHASMVVTSTSQEREQQYARYGRFRLEQARVIPPGVDARQFRPPLSGEVETAIDQLVQPFLRNPAKPPVLAICRADHRKNIPALVEVFGRSEHLRKNHNLVLVLGCRDDPRELEKQQREVFQQVFEQVDRFDLYGQVAYPKQHRRDQIPAFYRWAAQLGGVFVNPALTEPFGLTLLEAAACGLPIVATDDGGPRDILSRTDSGLLVDVSDLDALQQALEASLASPLLWRRWSENGIEAVSRHFSWNAHVCSYLGEAAAAAARHAEVVRHSAAAASSDASVPGTSGPMVVPPRRLAPPQRLLLFDLDVLLASPDDASLVELRRRLEADPRLSVGVFSGRSFKAACQRFAELHLPAPRVTITQAGTDIRFRDLSGPELGWCDPGLGDVEPGGEWAAPGLEIADLVLDPLWQQQIGRSWQRQEVVAAMAELEPRLCLQDESEQGPYKVSYVLQEPDQGILPLVRQALRNHALQARPHVFQHWFLDVLPLTASKAEAIRYVALRWKLPLSSILVGASQQGDGELLQGLPLGVVPEDHDPSLESLRGHRRVYFSSKPQAWGLLDGLDHHRFLRR; encoded by the coding sequence ATGGGTTTCAACATCCTCCACCTGCATCTGCACGGTCTGTTTCGAGGTCATGACCTGGAGCTGGGTCGTGATCCCGATACCGGTGGCCAGACCACCTACGTGCTGGAACTGGCCCGGGCAATGGCGGCACGGCCCGAGGTGGAGCGGGTCGAGGTGGTCACCCGGCTGATCCGCGACCGCCGCGTTTCGTCCGATTACGCCCGGCCGTTGGAGCCGATCGGGCCTGATGCCGCCATCCGTCGCCTTCCCTTCGGTCCGCCGCGCTATCTGCGCAAGGAACTGCTCTGGCCCCACCTCGACGAGCTGGCCGACGCCCTCACGGAGGTTCTGGTGGCTCAGCCACGCCTGCCGGACTGGATCCACGCCCATTACGCCGATGCCGGGTATGTGGGGGCCTTGCTGAGGCGCCGGCTTGGCATCCCGTTGGTGTTCACGGGCCATTCGCTCGGACGTGAGAAGCGCCGCCGGCTGATGCTCTCCGGTCTCGATCCTCGCCAGATCGATCAGACCTACGCCATGGCCCGGCGCATCGATGCCGAGGAGCTGGTCCTGGCCCATGCGTCGATGGTGGTCACCAGCACCAGCCAGGAACGGGAGCAGCAGTACGCCCGCTATGGCCGCTTCCGGCTGGAGCAGGCCCGTGTCATCCCTCCCGGTGTGGACGCCCGCCAGTTCCGCCCGCCCTTGAGTGGTGAGGTTGAAACGGCGATCGATCAACTGGTTCAGCCGTTCCTGCGCAATCCGGCCAAGCCTCCGGTGCTGGCCATCTGCCGTGCCGATCACCGCAAGAACATCCCGGCCCTGGTGGAGGTGTTCGGCCGCTCCGAGCACCTACGCAAGAACCACAATCTGGTGCTGGTGCTCGGCTGCCGCGACGACCCCCGTGAGCTGGAGAAACAGCAGCGCGAGGTGTTCCAGCAGGTGTTCGAGCAGGTGGACCGCTTCGATCTCTATGGCCAGGTGGCCTATCCGAAGCAACACCGACGCGACCAGATTCCGGCCTTCTACCGCTGGGCGGCCCAGCTGGGCGGCGTCTTCGTCAATCCTGCGCTCACCGAGCCCTTCGGTCTCACCCTGCTGGAGGCGGCGGCCTGCGGCCTGCCGATCGTGGCCACCGATGATGGCGGCCCCCGCGACATCCTCAGCCGCACCGACAGCGGTCTGCTGGTGGACGTCTCCGATCTCGATGCCCTGCAGCAGGCGCTGGAGGCAAGCCTGGCGAGTCCCCTGCTCTGGCGTCGCTGGTCGGAGAACGGCATCGAAGCGGTCAGCCGCCATTTCAGCTGGAATGCCCATGTCTGCAGCTACCTGGGTGAGGCCGCTGCCGCTGCCGCTCGCCATGCCGAAGTGGTGCGACACTCCGCTGCTGCCGCCAGCTCCGATGCCAGTGTGCCGGGAACATCCGGTCCCATGGTGGTTCCCCCCAGACGCTTGGCTCCGCCCCAGCGCCTGCTGCTCTTCGATCTCGATGTCTTGCTGGCTTCGCCCGATGACGCCAGCCTTGTGGAGCTGCGCCGTCGGCTGGAGGCTGACCCTCGCCTGTCGGTGGGTGTGTTCAGCGGCCGTTCCTTCAAGGCGGCCTGCCAGCGCTTTGCCGAGCTGCATCTGCCGGCACCTCGCGTCACGATCACCCAGGCCGGTACTGACATCCGTTTCCGCGATCTGTCTGGTCCTGAGCTGGGCTGGTGCGATCCGGGCCTGGGCGATGTCGAGCCTGGCGGCGAGTGGGCCGCACCTGGCCTTGAGATCGCCGACCTGGTGCTGGACCCGCTCTGGCAGCAGCAGATCGGCCGCAGCTGGCAGCGCCAGGAGGTGGTTGCGGCCATGGCTGAGCTCGAGCCGCGCCTCTGCCTGCAGGACGAGAGCGAGCAGGGGCCTTACAAGGTGAGCTATGTGTTGCAGGAGCCTGATCAGGGCATCCTGCCGCTGGTGCGGCAGGCCCTGCGCAATCATGCCCTGCAGGCCAGGCCCCATGTGTTTCAGCACTGGTTCCTGGATGTGCTGCCGCTCACGGCTTCCAAGGCGGAAGCGATCCGCTACGTGGCGCTGCGCTGGAAGCTGCCGCTCAGCAGCATTCTGGTGGGGGCCAGCCAGCAGGGCGACGGGGAACTGCTGCAGGGCCTGCCCCTGGGCGTGGTGCCTGAAGACCATGATCCCTCGCTCGAATCCCTGAGGGGGCACCGCCGTGTGTACTTCTCCTCAAAGCCCCAGGCCTGGGGCCTGCTGGATGGTTTAGATCACCATCGATTCCTGCGCCGCTGA
- a CDS encoding DUF389 domain-containing protein, with the protein MPPDLDDRKAPSAWSRGDAPDNPFLKRLRREFEADARLSQVFLVLSVGASLIATFGLLSNSAAVVIGAMVVAPWILPLQAIAYGILRGRFNLVLRAFITLMLGVTTTVILSVGIGRLLGFATYGSEVLSRTNPNLLDLAIALVAGALAIYAKLRRDAVSSLAGLAIAVALVPPVCSMGLVLASGDFRSALGAGLLFVTNLLGILSGALVALAVVEPSFRLVLLRSRLGLTSLGLTALLLVPLTGSLVGLLRQARQGASLRQVEQAIAQSLRNRTITLGRDAQLVGVNIDWAQNPPLIRAYVRVTDPTLPTPAQVAAVQKFINSQQPIRYRLVVQKSAIVVVGPEAKPNPSQKLPIGSEIPPPPLREGDAPIPRIPPPPAPPPVPDESERQSTPPSEASVGSEVGGSSDGASAESVPKNQEP; encoded by the coding sequence GTGCCACCAGATCTTGATGATCGCAAAGCCCCGTCGGCATGGTCACGGGGTGATGCCCCAGACAACCCCTTCCTGAAGCGACTGCGCCGGGAGTTTGAGGCTGACGCACGCCTCAGCCAGGTTTTCCTCGTGCTCTCGGTGGGCGCGAGCCTGATCGCCACCTTCGGTCTGCTTTCCAACAGCGCCGCCGTGGTGATCGGCGCCATGGTGGTGGCGCCCTGGATCCTGCCCCTCCAGGCGATCGCTTACGGCATCCTGCGCGGCCGCTTCAACCTGGTGCTGCGGGCCTTTATCACCTTGATGCTGGGGGTGACGACCACGGTGATCCTGTCTGTGGGGATCGGGCGCCTGCTTGGTTTCGCCACCTACGGCAGCGAAGTACTCAGCCGCACCAACCCCAACCTGCTCGATCTGGCCATCGCCCTGGTGGCCGGTGCCCTGGCCATCTATGCCAAGTTGCGCCGTGATGCGGTCTCCTCTCTTGCTGGCCTGGCGATCGCGGTGGCGCTGGTGCCGCCCGTTTGCAGCATGGGCCTGGTGCTGGCCAGTGGTGATTTCAGAAGCGCCCTCGGCGCCGGTCTGCTGTTTGTGACCAACCTGCTGGGCATCCTCAGCGGTGCGCTGGTGGCCCTCGCTGTGGTTGAACCCAGCTTCCGCCTGGTGCTGCTGCGCAGTCGGCTGGGCCTCACCAGCCTGGGCCTGACGGCCTTGCTGCTGGTGCCCCTCACCGGCAGTCTGGTCGGGCTGTTGCGCCAGGCCCGCCAGGGGGCGAGTCTGCGCCAGGTGGAGCAAGCGATTGCGCAGAGCCTGCGCAACCGCACGATCACCCTCGGCCGCGATGCCCAGCTGGTGGGTGTGAACATCGACTGGGCCCAGAACCCTCCCCTGATCCGCGCCTATGTGCGGGTGACCGATCCGACGCTTCCGACGCCGGCTCAAGTGGCAGCGGTGCAGAAGTTCATCAACAGCCAGCAACCCATCCGCTACCGGCTGGTGGTGCAGAAGTCCGCCATTGTGGTGGTGGGTCCCGAGGCCAAGCCCAACCCCTCGCAAAAACTGCCGATCGGATCGGAGATTCCGCCGCCGCCCCTGCGGGAAGGCGACGCTCCGATTCCGCGGATTCCGCCCCCGCCGGCACCGCCTCCGGTACCGGACGAGTCAGAACGACAAAGCACGCCCCCGTCCGAAGCGTCGGTGGGGTCCGAGGTGGGCGGCTCGTCCGATGGTGCTTCAGCAGAATCCGTGCCGAAGAACCAGGAGCCCTGA
- a CDS encoding LCP family protein, translated as MSQAQPTPRSNREAAARGAAAITDLTRRRRQQRASKALGPPVDGNQARPGKATVAEVQTGAASGRRRPPLLAFGLGAVLGYALAGPLPHWITPVVAGLKQGSSSVTSLINPLAQQRRILVLGTDAVSGSTDVMLTVQVKDGTTELTQVPRDTYIETPDFGVQKANALYALGGPEAVKRELTQLLDAPVDHYLKVNLRAVQRLADALDGVELDVPKRMYYVDNSQGLYIDLYPGVQVLKGENLEGFLRFRHDELGDIGRLERQKLVLSAVFRKLVQPGTVTRLPELLRIAGDDIRTDLSPVDLARLMGSMATTRLKTEQLPGHLYWYNDLSYWMPETGAGQGGQDGAAADGTSEGVRAAAEFQPSGESRY; from the coding sequence ATGAGCCAGGCCCAACCCACACCCCGTTCCAATCGGGAGGCCGCGGCCAGGGGCGCTGCCGCCATCACAGACCTCACCCGCCGGCGGCGCCAGCAACGCGCCAGCAAAGCGCTGGGTCCACCGGTCGATGGCAACCAGGCACGACCCGGCAAGGCGACAGTGGCCGAAGTCCAGACCGGCGCGGCGTCTGGTCGGCGCCGCCCACCCTTGCTGGCCTTCGGATTGGGTGCCGTTCTCGGCTATGCCCTGGCCGGTCCACTGCCCCACTGGATCACACCGGTGGTGGCAGGGCTGAAACAAGGATCGAGCAGTGTCACCAGCCTGATCAATCCTCTCGCCCAACAACGCCGGATCCTGGTGCTCGGGACCGATGCGGTGAGCGGCAGCACCGATGTGATGCTCACGGTCCAGGTCAAGGACGGCACCACCGAGCTCACCCAGGTGCCCCGCGACACCTACATCGAAACACCCGACTTCGGCGTCCAGAAGGCCAACGCCCTCTACGCCCTTGGCGGCCCTGAGGCGGTCAAGCGGGAACTGACCCAGCTGCTGGACGCGCCCGTGGACCACTACCTCAAGGTGAACCTGCGCGCCGTGCAGCGGCTGGCGGACGCCCTCGACGGCGTGGAGCTGGATGTGCCCAAGCGCATGTACTACGTGGACAACAGCCAGGGCCTCTACATCGACCTCTACCCCGGCGTGCAGGTTCTCAAAGGCGAGAACCTGGAGGGATTCCTCCGCTTCCGTCACGACGAACTCGGCGACATCGGCCGCCTCGAGCGCCAGAAGCTGGTGCTCTCAGCCGTGTTCCGCAAGCTGGTGCAACCCGGCACGGTGACCCGCCTGCCGGAGCTGCTCCGCATCGCCGGAGACGACATCCGCACGGACCTGTCTCCGGTGGATCTCGCCCGGCTGATGGGGTCGATGGCCACCACGAGGCTGAAGACCGAGCAACTGCCCGGCCACCTGTATTGGTACAACGATCTCAGCTACTGGATGCCCGAGACTGGAGCAGGCCAAGGCGGCCAGGATGGGGCTGCTGCGGACGGCACCAGCGAGGGGGTTCGCGCCGCTGCCGAATTCCAGCCTTCAGGAGAGAGCCGCTACTGA
- the purT gene encoding formate-dependent phosphoribosylglycinamide formyltransferase codes for MPDPSSAPFPRTLMLLGSGELGKEVAIAAQRLGCRVIAVDRYPNAPAMQVADQAEVVAMGDAAALTAVVRRHQPDLVIPEIEALAVDALAALEAEGITVIPTARATAVTMNRDRIRDLAAAELGLRTARFAYAASAEELAAAAAPLGWPVVVKPVMSSSGKGQSVVQGPEGIGAAWEAALAGARGAGTRVIVEEFLRFDLEITLLTVKQWQGPTLFCPPIGHLQERGDYQCSWQPAALGREQLAAAQAMARAVTDNLGGAGLFGVEFFLCGEPGREEVVFSELSPRPHDTGLVTLVGQNLSEFALHLRAVLGLPIPEIRSLGPAASRVILAPGKASTVRYDGVAAALAEPDTEVLLFGKPEAHPQRRMGVALARGADLTEARRRADAAAACVRVGAI; via the coding sequence ATGCCCGATCCCAGCAGTGCCCCCTTCCCCCGCACCCTGATGCTGCTGGGCAGCGGTGAGCTGGGCAAGGAAGTGGCGATCGCAGCCCAGCGCCTGGGCTGCCGGGTGATCGCGGTGGATCGCTACCCGAACGCACCGGCCATGCAGGTGGCGGATCAGGCGGAGGTGGTGGCCATGGGCGACGCCGCGGCCTTGACGGCCGTCGTGCGGCGCCACCAACCCGATCTGGTGATTCCGGAGATCGAGGCGCTGGCTGTGGATGCCCTGGCCGCCCTCGAGGCCGAGGGCATCACCGTGATCCCCACGGCGCGGGCCACGGCCGTGACCATGAACCGGGACCGGATCCGCGACCTGGCCGCCGCTGAACTGGGCCTGCGCACAGCCCGTTTCGCCTACGCCGCCAGCGCCGAGGAGCTGGCGGCGGCCGCGGCTCCCCTGGGCTGGCCGGTGGTGGTCAAACCGGTGATGAGTTCCTCCGGCAAGGGGCAGAGCGTGGTGCAGGGTCCCGAGGGCATCGGCGCCGCCTGGGAGGCCGCCCTGGCAGGGGCGCGCGGGGCGGGAACCCGGGTGATCGTGGAGGAGTTCCTGCGGTTTGATCTGGAGATCACCCTGCTCACGGTGAAGCAGTGGCAGGGTCCAACCCTGTTCTGCCCGCCGATCGGCCATCTTCAGGAGCGGGGCGACTACCAGTGCAGCTGGCAGCCGGCGGCACTGGGACGCGAGCAGCTGGCGGCCGCCCAGGCCATGGCCAGGGCCGTGACCGACAACCTGGGTGGTGCTGGCCTGTTTGGCGTGGAATTCTTCCTCTGTGGCGAACCCGGTCGTGAGGAGGTGGTGTTCTCGGAACTCTCACCACGCCCCCATGACACCGGGCTGGTGACCCTGGTGGGCCAGAACCTGAGCGAATTCGCCCTGCATCTGCGGGCGGTTCTGGGCCTGCCAATCCCGGAGATCCGCTCGCTCGGCCCCGCCGCCAGCCGGGTGATCCTGGCGCCGGGCAAGGCCAGCACGGTGCGCTACGACGGCGTCGCCGCAGCTCTGGCCGAGCCGGACACCGAGGTTCTGCTGTTCGGCAAGCCCGAGGCCCACCCGCAGCGACGCATGGGCGTGGCTCTGGCTCGGGGCGCAGATCTGACCGAAGCACGGCGGCGCGCCGATGCCGCAGCAGCCTGCGTGCGGGTGGGCGCCATCTGA
- a CDS encoding cytochrome B6, with protein MRADLPLAFSTAGDAAGGLLFGWDIVTLQQGALAYLGLSSLAFVVVWVVGYLRRG; from the coding sequence ATGCGCGCCGATCTCCCCCTGGCCTTCAGCACCGCCGGCGATGCGGCCGGTGGATTGCTGTTCGGCTGGGACATCGTCACCTTGCAGCAGGGGGCGCTGGCCTACCTCGGCCTGTCGTCGCTGGCCTTTGTGGTGGTCTGGGTGGTGGGCTACCTGCGCCGCGGCTGA
- the mraY gene encoding phospho-N-acetylmuramoyl-pentapeptide-transferase has translation MTAASPADRSRPRTARTAAAVLSLVLLGACLLSDALVANSMLSLPLVVALAISALTTAWGVPRLRRLKLGQVIREEGPQGHLSKAGTPTMGGLLVVPVGVLVGGLVSPEDPRLLAIAAITLAYMAIGAVDDWRSLTKLTNTGLSPRGKLMLQAGAALLFLLWAAQGQWLGGADGGDIALPFGWILPLGLLIWPLGLFVFLAESNATNLTDGLDGLAAGCGAVVFTGMGLQLMLRGHEGDPALAAFCVAMAGCWLGFLAHNRHPARLFMGDTGSLAMGAALTAVALLSNSLWPLLLMGGVFLAESLSVILQVWVFKATKGADGQGRRLFRMAPLHHHFELGGISEQRVVFSFWGASLLLVLMGLVLLP, from the coding sequence GTGACAGCCGCCAGTCCTGCCGATCGCTCCAGGCCGCGCACCGCCAGAACGGCAGCAGCCGTGCTCAGCCTGGTGCTGCTGGGCGCCTGCCTGCTCAGCGACGCCCTGGTGGCCAACTCGATGCTCAGTCTGCCCCTGGTGGTGGCCCTGGCGATCAGCGCTCTGACCACCGCCTGGGGCGTGCCTCGATTGCGCCGGCTCAAGCTCGGCCAGGTGATCCGCGAGGAAGGGCCGCAGGGTCATCTCAGCAAGGCCGGCACCCCGACCATGGGGGGCCTGCTGGTGGTGCCGGTGGGGGTCCTGGTGGGAGGCCTGGTGAGCCCTGAGGACCCCAGGCTGCTGGCGATAGCCGCCATCACCCTGGCCTACATGGCGATCGGCGCCGTCGACGACTGGCGCAGCCTCACCAAACTGACCAACACCGGCCTCAGCCCCCGCGGCAAACTGATGCTGCAGGCCGGCGCGGCCCTGCTGTTCCTGCTCTGGGCCGCCCAGGGCCAGTGGCTCGGCGGCGCCGACGGCGGCGACATCGCCCTGCCCTTCGGCTGGATTCTGCCCCTGGGGCTGCTGATCTGGCCCCTGGGCCTGTTCGTGTTCCTGGCGGAGAGCAACGCCACCAACCTCACCGATGGTCTCGATGGGCTGGCGGCGGGCTGCGGCGCGGTGGTGTTCACCGGTATGGGCCTGCAACTGATGCTGCGAGGTCACGAAGGGGATCCGGCCCTGGCGGCCTTCTGCGTGGCGATGGCAGGCTGCTGGCTCGGCTTCCTGGCCCACAATCGCCATCCGGCCCGCCTGTTCATGGGGGACACGGGCTCCCTGGCCATGGGCGCCGCGCTCACGGCCGTGGCCCTGCTGAGCAACAGTCTCTGGCCGCTGCTGCTGATGGGAGGTGTGTTCCTGGCGGAATCTCTGTCGGTGATCCTGCAGGTCTGGGTGTTCAAGGCCACCAAAGGTGCCGATGGCCAGGGCCGCCGCCTGTTTCGCATGGCACCGCTGCATCACCACTTCGAGCTGGGCGGCATCAGCGAACAACGGGTGGTGTTCAGCTTCTGGGGCGCAAGCTTGCTACTTGTGCTGATGGGCCTGGTGCTCCTGCCCTGA
- a CDS encoding DUF3134 family protein, with the protein MSDLASTSGTLTGSLDSINPSLTRYRRVDPAPVLPLRDEPDLLSWLETTGRLVADEETASTEVSTVEEEELSALMGEKEDYNAADDQNDEAWED; encoded by the coding sequence ATGAGTGATCTCGCCTCCACCTCCGGCACCCTGACGGGATCGCTGGACAGCATCAACCCCTCGCTGACCCGCTACCGCCGCGTGGACCCGGCTCCGGTGCTGCCCTTGCGGGACGAGCCCGATCTGCTCAGCTGGCTGGAGACCACCGGCAGGCTCGTGGCCGACGAGGAAACCGCCAGCACGGAAGTGAGCACGGTGGAGGAGGAGGAACTCTCCGCCCTGATGGGCGAGAAGGAGGACTACAACGCGGCCGACGACCAGAACGACGAGGCCTGGGAGGACTGA